AAGACCATCGCCTTTTCCACCAATGCCAACCCCAGCACAAGAGTGAACATCTCGAATGTGTACGGAGCAAAGACGGTTGCAGCTCTTATCCCTCTCGATCTTGACTTCAGCATGGAGCCCTCTGATCGACCAGGCCCTACACAGAGCGCTAGAAACCGGAGTACACAAGAAGACTTGGGGTCACGGAAAGTCAGGATTGTCGGCCACATTTCGCGGCCTGTTGTTGGCGAGGGACGCCAGACGCCAGACCGCCAGATGTTCTTTGTCAACTCACGGCCCTGCAACCTACCTCAAGTAGCCAAAGCTTTCAACGAAGTGTACAAGTCGTACAACACAACACAGTCACCCTTCATCTTCGCCGACATACAACTTGACACCGAAGCATACGATGTCAACGTCAGCCCGGATAAGCGGACAATTATGCTGCACGATCAGATGaccttactagagagcttGAAGGAATCTTTGGCCGAGTTGTTTGCTGGTCACGATCAAAGCGTGCCCCAGGCGCAGCTGCTCGGGAAGCAGCAGTCTACCTTCAAACCACCATCCATGCAGTCTCGAGGTAGCACACTATCGGTTGCAGCAGATGACCGCGGTGATGTTGACGTTGCAGTCGAGGCACATTCTGAGAACCGAAATAGAGAGAGCGTGCGTACAAATGCTGAGGCGCCGAATGGTGCTTTTCCAGGTTTTGTCAAGGCAAGTTTGATCGAGAGCTTTGCAGAACGGGATGCCCGAGATCGAGTGGTCAGACGGCCGTCCAGGCGCCACCCAAGCAGTTCGCCAGATAACAGTAAGGCGATAGAGGGTCATCCTACAGGGAGGCGGCGAAGTCTGTCACAGGAAGCAGACCGCACGGCGAATGAGCCTCGTCAGCGATCTCAATCACCATTGTTCGAACCCGAGCAGCCGGGATCACCGTGTCGAATTGGGTTGGGGCCACCTCCCAGAGATGTGCAGGACTTCAATGCTCGTATTGCGGCTATACATGCGCGACAAGTTGAGCGTGAGCGATCACCTAGATCGCCAGGCCCCACCCCGGCAGACACTACGAACGACGAGGAGCCTATTCCAACCGTCAAGCAAACACCTCAGAAAGCGTTTCCGCAAAGCAGTATACAAAACGCCTTCGATCGTATGCGTCCCATGCGAACACCTATCCAGCAAGCGACAGTCACCGTGGGAGACTTTACGACAACAACCACTATTGGAAGTGGCAGTCAGTCAAGATCTGCTAAACGAGCAAGGATTCATACACCTAAATTTTCCTTGACCGGTACACCCTTGAGCCAAAACCCGAAAGTGTCACTGTTCACGAAAAGCCTTCGAGGCTTTGCAGCGCCTGGTACACAGACTCAGGGTAGtgacgaagaagaggatgAAGATCAGAACAGCAGCATGCCAATGACATTGCATACGCCCACGCGGCAGATGCGAGCGGTATCAAAAGCTTTTGAAGAGCCTCGGACCGATGACCTGATGGAGTCTTCAAGTGCGCCACCACCTCCTGAAACCGCGGTGGAGCAGCCGCTCGATAGCGACGTAGCTATGCCTGATGCTCATGAAGCAGAGGGTTTTGATGGAGAGTACATCGATGAAGAGGAGAAGAAAGCTCGCGAAGAGGCGAGAATCGTGCGGCTAATTGCTGAGGCCGAAGAGGCAGCTGCTCGCCCAACAGAGATGAACCTTAAGCGGGCGAACAAGCTGTTCAAAGTGTCTCACAACAAACACTCGACTATTCATCTTGAACGCGTTGTCGAGACGGATGTCACATCGATAGCGCGGCATCTTCGCAATATCCAGGCAGGCTTTGTCATTGCAGGAGCAGATACAGGCGCAGCAGCCGCACTACCCACGAGCACGCAACTAAACAAAGAGGACCCGGAAGAGCGATTGAGTCTTACGGTGAGCAAGGCGGACTTCAACGAGATGCAGGTCATCGGCCAGTTCAATCTGGGCTTCATCATCGCAGTTCGACCTCCTACCTCCACATCGCCGACCTCAGACCTCTTCATCATCGATCAGCACGCCTCAGATGAGAAGTACAACTTCGAACGTCTCTCCGGCAGTACTGTGCTCGTCTCCCAGCGGCTCGTACACCCGCATCCTCTTGAACTGACAGCGGTTGAGGAAGAGATCATTCTGGCCAACGAACATTCCCTGACTGCCAACGGGTTCATTGTTGAAATGGATACGTCGAACGAGGAGCGCCGCGCTAAACTTACCAGCCTGCCAATGTCCAAGGAAGTGACGTTTACTCCTACCGATCTCGAAGAGCTTCTCGCCCTAGTCATTGACAACCCACCGTCGTCCTCGACGTCAACGTCAGCGTATATTCCCAGGCCAAGCAAAGTGAGAAAGCTGCTGGCGAGTCGCGCATGCAGGAGTTCAGTCATGATTGGCAAGACGCTGCAGACTGGGCAGATGGAGGGCATTGTAAGACACATGGGCAGTATGGACAAGCCGTGGAGCTGTCCGCATGGACGGCCAACCATGAGACATTTGTACGGGTTAGAAAGGTGGGAAGGGTGGAGTGAGGGCGACGGGGTGGTTGGTGTCGACGTACGGGGCGAGAGGGCGGATTGGGCTGGGTTCTTGAACAAGCATAGAGTCCGATAGGATTTACGGAGCTTAAACTGCATTGTTGGGGCATACGCACAAGCCTAGATCTAGAGAAGATACGCGTAGACAAAAGTGTATTTCTAAGGACTAATTCATTGTCCGTATTTCATCGTACGAGGCGCGTACTCGTTCTCCGCGTATAGGTTTTGTGGATGCGCCAATGAGAGAGAGCGCGGTACGAGCACGCAAGCCGTACAAGCTGGTGTACTCCGAGGGCAACGTCTGGGTCACGGCATGATCATGTTGCGAGTCGATCCTATTTGTGGAGAAGATGTGATGCGCTGGAGTGACACGGTCAGGGCGCAATTTACCATCAGTCAGCGTACATGGCTGCAGCCAATCACCAGCATGTGGTGCCTGAAAAAAAGGCGAACACCGGGGAGAGTTGTTGCCGCGACCGTTGATCGTGGATTCGGTCCGGTCGCCGTCGCTCACGTCAAGACTCTTGTTTGAGATTTAGGCATGGTGAGATCCACAGCATGGGAATCTTCACGGCGGCTGCTTCGACAGTCGTGCTGGACACGCATCATGCACGTCCGGTGCAAGCATGCTAGCGGGAAGGCCGAGAGCCGGGAGGCCGAGAAGCAGACTTCGGCGACTAGGCAGGACTAGGCATAGTGTCGACGACAGGGCTGCAAAAGGAGCAACGATGAAGGGTCAAGGGTGGCGCCAAGCGGGCAATTAAAGACTGGAGGGGGCCCGCGGCAACTGTGCAGACAACACTTTGTCCTGGTCCTTGACGCCTCTGCCTCCTTCTGCGCACTCTTGCGATTGTCACCCGACGACATGGCGCTCAACGCGAGTTTCGTCTCGCCCACGGCTGATGCAAAAGTCGCCCACATCATCACCCAGTTCGACACGGCCGGTCTGCTCTCCACCGTCTTCAATGGCCTCACTTTCTGGAAGGCGGCGCTCGCGCTGCTGGTGGGCGCTGTTCTCTACGATCAGTGTAAGTGGCCATAGTAAAAAAAACAAAAAAGAGAAGACAAAAAAGGAAAAGTGAAAGACAGCCTTCTGACGGCGCTGCAGTCATGTACATCTGGCAGAAGGGCTCCATCGTGGGACCTGCCCTGAAGACGCCGTTCATGGGCCCATTCCTCGACTCGGTCAACCCCAGCTTCACAAAGTACCACGAGAAATGGTCGTCTGGCGCGCTGAGCTGCGTCTCCGTCTTCCACAAGTACGCCTCCTGCTCCCGCTCCCGCTCTCGTTTTCGttttcgtcttcgtcttcgttcTCACCATTGCTCGTGTGCTCTCTGCGCGCGCATGCTAACCGTGTCTCAACAGGTTCGTCGTCATCGCCTCGACGCGCGAAATGGCCCGCAAGATCTTCAACTCGCCCGCGTTCGCCAAGCCCTGCGTCGTCGATGCCGCCTACAAGCTCCTGCGCCCGGAGAACTGGGTCTTCCTCGACGGCAAGGCCCACGTCGACTACCGCAAGGGCCTCAACGGCCTCTTCACCCGCCAGGCGCTCGAGCAGTACCTCCCCGGCCAGGAGGAAATCTACAACGAGTACTACAAGCGCTTCATCGAGCTCTCCCAGGTCCAGCACAAGGGCGAGCACAT
The window above is part of the Ascochyta rabiei chromosome 1, complete sequence genome. Proteins encoded here:
- a CDS encoding ATP-binding mismatch repair protein, producing the protein MATIKPIEGRSVHQIQSGQVIVDLQSVCKELVENSIDAGATSIEVRFKNNGLDAIEVQDNGAGIAPADYDTIALKHYTSKLSTYDDLTSLQTFGFRGEALSSLCALSKFHIVTARATDGPRGTRLDFDQSGKLKGTSIVAAKQGTTVVVETLFYNLPVRRKELEKNIKREYNKVLALLNAYACISVGVKFSVTNLMSKGKKTIAFSTNANPSTRVNISNVYGAKTVAALIPLDLDFSMEPSDRPGPTQSARNRSTQEDLGSRKVRIVGHISRPVVGEGRQTPDRQMFFVNSRPCNLPQVAKAFNEVYKSYNTTQSPFIFADIQLDTEAYDVNVSPDKRTIMLHDQMTLLESLKESLAELFAGHDQSVPQAQLLGKQQSTFKPPSMQSRGSTLSVAADDRGDVDVAVEAHSENRNRESVRTNAEAPNGAFPGFVKASLIESFAERDARDRVVRRPSRRHPSSSPDNSKAIEGHPTGRRRSLSQEADRTANEPRQRSQSPLFEPEQPGSPCRIGLGPPPRDVQDFNARIAAIHARQVERERSPRSPGPTPADTTNDEEPIPTVKQTPQKAFPQSSIQNAFDRMRPMRTPIQQATVTVGDFTTTTTIGSGSQSRSAKRARIHTPKFSLTGTPLSQNPKVSLFTKSLRGFAAPGTQTQGSDEEEDEDQNSSMPMTLHTPTRQMRAVSKAFEEPRTDDLMESSSAPPPPETAVEQPLDSDVAMPDAHEAEGFDGEYIDEEEKKAREEARIVRLIAEAEEAAARPTEMNLKRANKLFKVSHNKHSTIHLERVVETDVTSIARHLRNIQAGFVIAGADTGAAAALPTSTQLNKEDPEERLSLTVSKADFNEMQVIGQFNLGFIIAVRPPTSTSPTSDLFIIDQHASDEKYNFERLSGSTVLVSQRLVHPHPLELTAVEEEIILANEHSLTANGFIVEMDTSNEERRAKLTSLPMSKEVTFTPTDLEELLALVIDNPPSSSTSTSAYIPRPSKVRKLLASRACRSSVMIGKTLQTGQMEGIVRHMGSMDKPWSCPHGRPTMRHLYGLERWEGWSEGDGVVGVDVRGERADWAGFLNKHRVR